In a single window of the Pedococcus dokdonensis genome:
- a CDS encoding UDP-N-acetylmuramoyl-L-alanyl-D-glutamate--2,6-diaminopimelate ligase, with protein MPSPRPSSPHATTLEAVATLVGGTRVGAEAPVTGVTLASQDVVAGDLYAALPGSNAHGARYAAGARDAGAVAVLTDSDGADTLDADGVDLPRVVVADPRSQVGRVASVVYGTTELPLRMFGVTGTNGKTTTAYLVNSALTALGHTTGLIGTVETRIGDERIKSVRTTPEATVLHALLAVMTERGIDSCVMEVSSHALSQHRVDGVVYDVALFTNLSQDHLDFHPTMRDYFLAKADLFTPQRARTGIVCVDDEWGQELAGLATVPVTTLTSRPEVDADWRLVAEEDDPARFTLSDGSTTMHLRSALPGDFNRVNTAMAALALLAGGIAAEDAERALLVDPHVPGRMERVVPQASGAAGSVDDLPLVVVDYAHTPDAVAAALKALRPATTGTLVVVLGAGGDRDRGKRSAMGRAAAEGADVVVVTDDNPRSELPAAIRAAVLEGARAAGTTAQLHDVEGRAVAIEQAVRAAHAAGPGSVVAVVGKGHETGQEIAGTVHPFDDADEARRALDALLEAGEEAR; from the coding sequence GTGCCATCACCCCGTCCGTCGTCCCCGCACGCCACCACGTTGGAGGCGGTCGCGACCCTCGTCGGGGGCACCCGGGTGGGTGCGGAGGCCCCGGTCACGGGGGTGACGCTGGCGTCGCAGGACGTCGTCGCGGGTGACCTCTACGCCGCCCTTCCGGGGTCCAACGCGCACGGCGCGAGGTATGCCGCGGGGGCACGGGATGCGGGCGCCGTCGCCGTCCTGACCGACTCGGACGGAGCGGACACCCTCGACGCCGACGGCGTCGACCTGCCCAGGGTCGTGGTGGCCGACCCGCGCAGCCAGGTCGGCCGGGTGGCGTCGGTGGTCTACGGGACCACGGAGCTGCCCCTGCGGATGTTCGGGGTGACCGGCACGAACGGCAAGACCACGACGGCATACCTGGTGAACTCGGCGCTCACGGCGCTCGGCCACACGACCGGGCTGATCGGCACGGTCGAGACCCGGATCGGCGACGAGCGGATCAAGAGCGTCCGCACGACCCCCGAGGCCACCGTGCTGCACGCCCTGCTCGCCGTGATGACCGAGCGTGGCATCGACTCCTGCGTCATGGAGGTCTCGAGCCACGCCCTGAGCCAGCACCGCGTCGACGGGGTCGTCTACGACGTCGCGCTCTTCACCAACCTGTCCCAGGACCACCTCGACTTCCACCCCACCATGCGGGACTACTTCCTGGCCAAGGCCGACCTGTTCACCCCGCAACGGGCCCGCACCGGCATCGTCTGCGTCGACGACGAGTGGGGTCAGGAGCTGGCCGGCCTCGCCACCGTGCCGGTCACCACGCTGACCTCGCGGCCCGAGGTCGATGCCGACTGGCGGCTCGTGGCGGAGGAGGACGACCCGGCCCGCTTCACGCTCTCCGACGGGTCCACGACGATGCATCTGCGCTCGGCGCTGCCGGGTGACTTCAACCGGGTCAACACCGCCATGGCCGCGCTGGCCCTGCTGGCCGGCGGGATCGCGGCCGAGGACGCCGAGCGCGCGCTCCTCGTCGACCCCCACGTCCCGGGGCGGATGGAGCGCGTCGTGCCCCAGGCATCCGGCGCGGCCGGATCGGTCGACGACCTGCCGCTGGTCGTCGTGGACTACGCGCACACCCCCGATGCCGTGGCGGCTGCGCTCAAGGCGCTGCGTCCTGCGACCACGGGCACCCTCGTCGTGGTGCTCGGCGCCGGGGGAGACCGCGACCGTGGCAAGCGCTCCGCGATGGGCCGGGCCGCGGCCGAGGGTGCCGACGTGGTCGTGGTGACGGACGACAACCCGCGGTCCGAGCTGCCTGCGGCGATCCGCGCCGCGGTGCTCGAGGGAGCCCGCGCGGCGGGCACCACCGCGCAGCTCCACGACGTCGAGGGTCGAGCCGTGGCCATCGAGCAGGCGGTCCGGGCCGCCCACGCAGCCGGGCCGGGGAGTGTGGTCGCGGTCGTCGGCAAGGGTCACGAGACCGGCCAGGAGATCGCGGGCACGGTGCACCCGTTCGACGACGCCGACGAGGCACGACGGGCGCTGGACGCACTGCTCGAGGCGGGGGAGGAAGCCCGATGA
- a CDS encoding DUF58 domain-containing protein, translating to MRRLRDLLTTRGRAFVAAGITLVLCGIVLGFTDLTRIGVLLIALPLLSGLLMRRHDLRFALERTAVPGRIQVDEQSLVTLGIENAGGGTSPLLMAEEQLDYALGDRPRFVVPRLRRGDRQEVHYAVRSHVRGRHRLGPLGVRLRDPFGLSTRVAAISGSSDILVLPRIIPLGGGQPPGSGVGAEGAIPHMVALHGEDDVSIRAYRDGDDLRRIHWPATAKTGELMVRQEDRPARRRAAIVLDSRSRGHHGSGTSGSFEWAVTACASVSAHLLDQGYAVHLISDETAEDSRAASAMEVDPLLDVLAMAETGSDDQFGDVLQSAHPVTASGGLVLAVVTDLDEELARRVASLRQPGGTALAIVLDPDGFTATRRHRAGGGTELACVPVLRGAGWTVTVVGSGDDLPSVWGVLSGSTHRVGVA from the coding sequence GTGCGTCGACTTCGCGACCTCCTCACGACCCGCGGTCGGGCGTTCGTCGCGGCGGGAATCACGTTGGTGCTGTGCGGGATCGTGCTGGGCTTCACCGACCTGACCCGCATCGGCGTGCTGCTCATCGCGCTACCGCTGCTCAGCGGGCTGTTGATGCGCCGGCACGACCTGCGGTTCGCCCTGGAGCGCACCGCCGTGCCGGGGAGGATCCAGGTCGACGAGCAGTCGCTGGTCACGCTCGGCATCGAGAACGCCGGCGGTGGCACCAGCCCGTTGCTGATGGCCGAGGAGCAGCTCGACTACGCGCTCGGAGACCGGCCGCGGTTCGTCGTGCCCCGGCTGCGGCGGGGTGACCGCCAGGAGGTGCACTACGCGGTGCGTTCGCACGTGCGCGGCCGACACCGGCTGGGTCCGCTCGGCGTGCGGCTGCGCGACCCGTTCGGGCTGAGCACCCGGGTCGCCGCGATCTCCGGTTCGAGCGACATCCTCGTGCTGCCCCGGATCATCCCGCTCGGTGGAGGGCAGCCTCCCGGCAGCGGGGTGGGCGCCGAGGGCGCCATCCCGCACATGGTCGCGCTGCACGGCGAGGACGACGTCTCCATCCGCGCCTACCGCGACGGTGACGACCTGCGCCGGATCCACTGGCCGGCCACCGCCAAGACCGGCGAGCTGATGGTGCGGCAGGAGGACCGCCCGGCCCGCCGTCGTGCCGCGATCGTCCTCGACTCCCGGTCCAGGGGCCACCACGGCTCCGGCACCTCCGGGTCCTTCGAGTGGGCCGTGACGGCCTGCGCGTCCGTGTCCGCACACCTCCTCGACCAGGGGTATGCCGTGCACCTGATCAGTGACGAGACGGCCGAGGACAGCCGGGCCGCCAGCGCGATGGAGGTCGACCCCCTGCTCGACGTGCTCGCGATGGCCGAGACCGGCAGCGACGACCAGTTCGGCGACGTGCTGCAGTCCGCCCACCCCGTCACCGCCTCCGGGGGGCTCGTCCTCGCGGTTGTCACCGACCTCGACGAGGAGCTCGCCCGCCGGGTGGCTTCCCTGCGCCAGCCCGGAGGGACGGCGCTGGCCATCGTGCTCGACCCCGACGGGTTCACCGCCACCCGACGGCACCGAGCCGGGGGCGGCACCGAGCTCGCCTGCGTGCCGGTGCTGCGCGGAGCCGGCTGGACGGTCACGGTGGTGGGGT
- a CDS encoding peptidoglycan D,D-transpeptidase FtsI family protein, producing the protein MTVAVLFVFSIFGAQLLRLQGFDASAVSKDAQSSRTATIPLPALRGSITDRNGTILASSIERRTVTVDQTAVPEYVKTVDGVRTKVGVAGAAADLSPLLGIPVAQLAKELDGKARYRILQKNVTPLNWRKISELGINGIYSEATSDRVYPTSTAASALVGFVQSDGTAGGGLEVLMDKTLKGKAGKTIFEQSQDGRPIPNARQETINPVPGREVQLTLDSDLQWFAQNAVAQKVIETKALSGTVVVENVKTGELLAVASYPTFDPNQPGQSSENWTNKAFNDVYEPGSTGKVMTAAAALEQGVVTPSTVVEVPNRIHRVGTEFKDSHDHPTEYLTFAGVLAQSSNIGTILAGEKVKASTMYDYFRKFGLGQTSGMGFPGEGPGLLTNVKDWNGSQRYTVLFGQGLSVNALQAAGVFQTIANDGVRIPPRIVAATGDGKGGMTPAEKAKPVKVVSPETAKQVRDMLEGVVGKEGTAPEAKIPGYRVAGKTGTADRYDARVGGYSGKTASFIGFAPADDPQIVVAVTLQRPIKGYFGGAVAGPVFHDVMTYALQELQIPPTGTKSPVATIHADKTPAASDTSVIRDRRSGSTGASR; encoded by the coding sequence ATGACGGTCGCTGTGCTCTTCGTCTTCAGCATCTTCGGCGCCCAGCTGTTGCGGCTGCAGGGGTTCGACGCCTCGGCGGTGTCCAAGGACGCACAGTCCTCCCGCACGGCGACGATCCCGTTGCCGGCGCTGCGTGGCTCCATCACCGACCGCAACGGCACCATCCTCGCCTCGAGCATCGAGCGCCGCACCGTCACCGTCGACCAGACCGCGGTCCCCGAGTACGTCAAGACCGTCGACGGGGTGCGCACCAAGGTGGGCGTGGCCGGCGCCGCGGCCGACCTGTCGCCCCTCCTGGGGATCCCGGTCGCCCAGCTCGCCAAGGAGCTCGACGGCAAGGCCCGGTACCGGATCCTCCAGAAGAACGTCACCCCCCTGAACTGGCGCAAGATCTCCGAGCTCGGGATCAACGGCATCTACTCGGAGGCCACGTCGGACCGCGTCTACCCGACCTCGACCGCGGCCTCGGCGCTGGTCGGCTTCGTGCAGTCCGACGGCACGGCCGGCGGTGGGCTCGAGGTGCTGATGGACAAGACCCTCAAGGGCAAGGCGGGCAAGACGATCTTCGAGCAGTCGCAGGACGGCCGACCGATCCCGAACGCCCGCCAGGAGACGATCAACCCGGTGCCCGGGCGCGAGGTGCAGCTGACCCTCGACTCCGACCTCCAGTGGTTCGCGCAGAACGCCGTGGCCCAGAAGGTGATCGAGACCAAGGCGCTCTCCGGGACCGTCGTCGTGGAGAACGTCAAGACCGGTGAGCTGCTGGCGGTCGCGTCCTACCCGACCTTCGACCCCAACCAGCCCGGCCAGTCCAGCGAGAACTGGACCAACAAGGCGTTCAACGACGTCTACGAGCCCGGGTCGACCGGCAAGGTGATGACGGCGGCGGCCGCGCTCGAGCAGGGCGTGGTCACCCCGTCGACGGTGGTCGAGGTGCCCAACCGGATCCACCGGGTCGGCACCGAGTTCAAGGACAGCCACGACCACCCGACCGAGTACCTCACCTTCGCCGGGGTGCTCGCGCAGTCCAGCAACATCGGCACCATCCTGGCCGGCGAGAAGGTCAAGGCGTCGACGATGTACGACTACTTCCGCAAGTTCGGGCTCGGCCAGACCTCGGGCATGGGCTTCCCTGGCGAGGGTCCGGGCCTGCTCACCAACGTCAAGGACTGGAACGGTTCGCAGCGCTACACGGTGCTGTTCGGCCAGGGCCTGTCGGTCAACGCCCTGCAGGCCGCCGGGGTGTTCCAGACCATCGCGAACGACGGGGTCCGGATCCCGCCGCGGATCGTCGCGGCCACCGGTGACGGCAAGGGCGGCATGACGCCGGCCGAGAAGGCCAAGCCCGTCAAGGTCGTCTCGCCCGAGACCGCCAAGCAGGTGCGCGACATGCTCGAGGGGGTCGTCGGCAAGGAGGGCACCGCGCCAGAGGCCAAGATCCCCGGCTACCGCGTCGCGGGCAAGACCGGCACGGCCGACCGCTACGACGCCCGGGTCGGTGGCTACTCGGGCAAGACCGCGAGCTTCATCGGGTTCGCGCCGGCCGACGACCCCCAGATCGTGGTGGCCGTCACGCTCCAGCGACCGATCAAGGGCTACTTCGGTGGTGCCGTCGCCGGCCCGGTGTTCCACGACGTCATGACCTACGCACTGCAGGAGCTGCAGATCCCGCCGACCGGCACGAAGTCGCCGGTGGCCACGATCCACGCCGACAAGACGCCCGCCGCCAGCGACACCAGCGTCATCCGGGACCGCAGGTCGGGGTCCACCGGCGCCTCCCGCTGA
- the mraY gene encoding phospho-N-acetylmuramoyl-pentapeptide-transferase has protein sequence MKAVLLAAVISLVGALFGTPMFIKFLVRRGYGQFIRDDGPTSHHTKRGTPTMGGAVIIGSSLAAYALAHAITGTPLTWSGVLVLFLMSGLGLVGFLDDYIKISKQRSLGLRSREKLAGQTLVAVVFAILVLQFPNSKNRTPGSTRISFVRDTGIDLAFAGTLLGLILFIIWANIMIAGTSNGVNLTDGLDGLATGASVMVFAAYVLIGIWQGNQNCQTTPGLKCYEVRDSRDLAVVAAAAMGACFGFLWWNASPAKIFMGDTGSLALGGGLAGLAITTRTELLIVILGGLFVTITLSVIIQVGSFKLTRKRVFRMAPLQHHFELLGWNEVTIVIRFWIIAGLFVALGLGLFYAEWVVGAA, from the coding sequence GTGAAGGCGGTGCTGCTGGCTGCCGTCATCTCCCTCGTGGGCGCGCTCTTCGGCACCCCGATGTTCATCAAGTTCCTCGTGCGGCGCGGCTACGGCCAGTTCATCCGCGACGACGGCCCGACCTCCCACCACACCAAGCGCGGCACACCCACCATGGGTGGCGCGGTCATCATCGGGTCCAGCCTCGCGGCATACGCCCTCGCGCACGCGATCACCGGCACGCCACTGACGTGGAGCGGGGTGCTGGTCCTGTTCCTCATGTCCGGGCTCGGGCTGGTCGGCTTCCTCGACGACTACATCAAGATCTCCAAGCAACGCAGCCTCGGGCTGCGCTCGCGCGAGAAGCTCGCCGGCCAGACGCTCGTGGCCGTCGTCTTCGCGATCCTCGTGCTGCAGTTCCCCAACTCCAAGAACCGCACCCCCGGGTCGACCCGCATCTCGTTCGTCCGCGATACCGGCATCGACCTCGCCTTTGCCGGCACCCTGCTCGGGCTGATCCTCTTCATCATCTGGGCCAACATCATGATCGCCGGCACGTCCAACGGCGTGAACCTCACCGACGGCCTCGACGGTCTCGCGACCGGCGCGTCGGTGATGGTGTTCGCCGCCTACGTCCTGATCGGCATCTGGCAGGGCAACCAGAACTGCCAGACCACGCCCGGGCTGAAGTGCTACGAGGTGCGTGACTCCAGGGACCTTGCGGTGGTGGCCGCCGCTGCGATGGGGGCCTGCTTCGGGTTCCTCTGGTGGAACGCGTCACCGGCCAAGATCTTCATGGGTGACACCGGTTCGCTCGCGCTCGGTGGCGGTCTGGCCGGCCTGGCCATCACCACCCGCACCGAGCTGCTCATCGTCATCCTCGGCGGTCTCTTCGTCACCATCACCCTGTCGGTGATCATCCAGGTCGGGTCGTTCAAGCTCACCCGCAAACGGGTCTTCCGGATGGCGCCGCTCCAGCACCACTTCGAGCTCTTGGGGTGGAACGAGGTGACGATCGTGATCAGGTTCTGGATCATCGCCGGGCTCTTCGTCGCGCTCGGCCTCGGCCTGTTCTACGCCGAGTGGGTCGTGGGCGCGGCGTGA
- a CDS encoding UDP-N-acetylmuramoyl-tripeptide--D-alanyl-D-alanine ligase, with translation MIPMSLAQVAQVTGGRLHGLDDAAAEALLVDGPVVTDSREAGPGGLYVARIGEHMDGHQFVAPAAALGAVAAMTTRPVDELPCVVVDDIQDGLASLARSVVDRHPDLTVIGITGSSGKTSTKDLLASVLSSAAPTVAPVGSLNSEVGVPLTVFRVEPQTRFLVVEMGARGVGHIAYLTRISPPRIGIELNVGSAHVGEFGSREAIAVAKAELVQALPETGLAVLNADDPNVRAMAAKTSARVRLVGTASDADVRATDITLDDGGRPSFRVTTPDGAAEVTLALHGEHHVGNSLAVVAAALECGLALPDIAAALATAVPASRWRMEVTERADGVTVVNDAYNANPDSMRAALKALVAMGGGRGGSNTTPARRTWAVLGSMLELGEESTAEHDAIGRLAVRLNISRLVVVGDTARPMASGAQHEGSWGDEAVWVPDADAAYALLAEELRPGDVVLFKSSRDAGLRWLGDRLAGGGAADSEEGTT, from the coding sequence ATGATCCCGATGTCGCTGGCCCAGGTCGCCCAGGTCACCGGCGGTCGCCTGCACGGGCTGGACGACGCCGCGGCCGAGGCCCTCCTCGTCGACGGGCCAGTCGTGACGGACTCCCGGGAGGCCGGCCCCGGGGGGCTCTACGTCGCCCGGATCGGGGAACACATGGACGGCCACCAGTTCGTGGCCCCCGCCGCAGCCCTCGGTGCCGTCGCGGCGATGACGACCCGGCCGGTCGACGAGCTGCCCTGCGTCGTGGTCGACGACATCCAGGACGGGCTCGCTTCGCTCGCTCGGTCGGTGGTCGACCGCCACCCCGACCTGACCGTCATCGGCATCACCGGCTCCTCGGGCAAGACCTCGACCAAGGACCTGCTGGCGAGCGTCTTGTCATCGGCCGCGCCGACGGTCGCGCCGGTGGGGTCGCTCAACTCCGAGGTCGGAGTGCCGCTGACCGTCTTCCGGGTGGAGCCGCAGACCCGGTTCCTGGTCGTGGAGATGGGAGCCCGCGGCGTCGGGCACATCGCCTACCTCACCCGGATCTCCCCGCCCCGCATAGGAATCGAGCTCAACGTCGGCTCCGCCCACGTGGGTGAGTTCGGCTCGCGTGAGGCGATCGCCGTGGCCAAGGCCGAGCTGGTGCAGGCGCTCCCCGAGACCGGTCTCGCGGTGCTCAACGCCGACGACCCGAACGTCCGCGCGATGGCCGCCAAGACCTCGGCGCGCGTGCGGCTGGTCGGCACCGCCTCCGACGCCGACGTGCGCGCCACCGACATCACGCTCGACGACGGCGGCCGCCCGAGCTTCCGGGTGACCACGCCCGACGGCGCCGCCGAGGTCACCCTCGCACTGCACGGCGAGCACCACGTGGGCAACTCGCTGGCCGTCGTCGCCGCGGCCCTCGAGTGCGGCCTGGCGCTGCCCGACATCGCGGCCGCCCTCGCGACGGCCGTCCCGGCATCGCGGTGGCGGATGGAGGTCACGGAGCGCGCCGACGGCGTCACCGTCGTCAACGACGCCTACAACGCCAACCCGGACTCCATGCGGGCCGCCCTCAAGGCGCTCGTGGCGATGGGTGGCGGTCGTGGCGGCTCCAACACGACCCCGGCCCGGCGCACCTGGGCGGTGCTCGGTTCGATGCTCGAGCTCGGCGAAGAGTCCACCGCCGAACACGACGCGATCGGCCGGCTCGCGGTACGCCTCAACATCTCGCGCCTGGTCGTCGTCGGCGACACCGCACGTCCGATGGCGTCCGGAGCCCAGCACGAGGGGTCGTGGGGCGACGAGGCGGTCTGGGTGCCCGACGCCGACGCCGCCTACGCACTGCTCGCCGAAGAACTTCGGCCGGGCGACGTCGTGTTGTTCAAGTCCAGCCGCGATGCCGGACTACGGTGGCTCGGAGACAGACTGGCCGGTGGCGGCGCAGCCGACAGCGAGGAGGGCACGACGTGA
- a CDS encoding AAA family ATPase → MGTTEGQPVQGRHEDDGITQANPPAPVGAGTPESLLSLPAGSPASLGQVSEVAGRLARAINSVIEGKPDVVHTAITVLLAEGHLLLEDVPGVGKTMLAKTLARSIDCSVRRVQFTPDLLPSDITGVSVFNQDVRDFEFRPGAIFANVVVGDEINRASPKTQSALLESMEEGQVTVDGQTYDLPKPFIVMATQNPIEMEGTYPLPEAQRDRFMARISLGYPSSRAEVAMLDSHGQVSPLETLKPVTDAATVSAMVRAVRSVFTSDAIKQYVVDLSAATRSSSALRLGASPRATLHMLRAARAHAALEGRDHVLPDDVQSIVLPVLAHRIIPTGETQLARRSTGEVLQDLMRRVPVPASGR, encoded by the coding sequence ATGGGGACGACGGAAGGACAGCCGGTGCAAGGCAGGCACGAGGACGACGGCATCACCCAGGCGAACCCCCCGGCACCCGTGGGTGCCGGCACACCCGAGAGCCTGCTCTCCCTCCCGGCGGGGTCGCCCGCCTCCCTGGGACAGGTGAGCGAGGTCGCCGGCCGGCTGGCCCGGGCGATCAACTCGGTGATCGAGGGCAAGCCAGACGTGGTGCACACCGCCATCACCGTGCTGCTGGCCGAGGGCCACCTGCTCCTCGAGGACGTTCCTGGCGTCGGCAAGACCATGCTGGCCAAGACCCTCGCCCGCTCGATCGACTGCTCGGTGCGACGGGTCCAGTTCACCCCCGACCTGCTGCCGAGCGACATCACCGGTGTCAGCGTCTTCAACCAGGACGTCCGCGACTTCGAGTTCCGTCCCGGCGCGATCTTCGCCAACGTCGTCGTCGGCGACGAGATCAACCGCGCCTCACCCAAGACGCAGTCGGCGCTGCTGGAGTCGATGGAGGAGGGCCAGGTCACCGTCGACGGACAGACCTACGACCTGCCCAAGCCGTTCATCGTGATGGCCACCCAGAACCCGATCGAGATGGAGGGCACCTACCCCCTCCCCGAGGCGCAGCGCGACCGGTTCATGGCCCGCATCTCGCTGGGCTACCCGTCCTCGCGCGCCGAGGTCGCCATGCTCGACAGCCACGGGCAGGTGTCGCCGCTGGAGACCCTCAAGCCGGTCACCGACGCTGCCACCGTCTCGGCGATGGTGCGCGCGGTCCGCTCGGTCTTCACCAGCGACGCCATCAAGCAGTACGTCGTGGACCTCTCGGCAGCCACCCGGTCCAGCTCGGCGCTGCGCCTCGGCGCGTCACCGCGCGCGACGCTGCACATGCTCCGGGCGGCCCGGGCGCACGCCGCCCTCGAGGGACGCGACCACGTGCTCCCCGACGACGTCCAGTCGATCGTGCTGCCCGTCCTGGCCCACCGCATCATCCCCACGGGCGAGACGCAGCTGGCGCGGCGCAGCACCGGTGAGGTCCTGCAGGACCTCATGCGGCGCGTGCCCGTCCCGGCCTCCGGGCGCTGA
- the mraZ gene encoding division/cell wall cluster transcriptional repressor MraZ, protein MFLGTHSPRLDDKGRLFLPAKFRERMSDGLVVTRGQERCLYVFPMDEFLKVTQQMQAAPTTSKAVRDFTRVFLSGASDEVPDKQGRVTIPANLRAYAGLTRECTVIGAGARVEVWDTTAWNAYLESTEQGFSDQSEEVIPGLL, encoded by the coding sequence ATGTTTCTCGGGACGCACAGCCCCCGACTCGACGACAAGGGCCGTCTCTTCCTGCCCGCCAAGTTCCGTGAGCGGATGTCCGACGGACTGGTCGTGACCCGTGGTCAGGAGCGCTGCCTCTACGTCTTCCCGATGGACGAGTTCCTCAAGGTCACCCAGCAGATGCAGGCCGCGCCGACCACGAGCAAGGCGGTGCGGGACTTCACCCGTGTCTTCCTGTCCGGCGCCTCCGACGAGGTGCCCGACAAGCAGGGCCGCGTGACCATCCCCGCCAACCTGCGGGCCTACGCCGGCCTGACCCGTGAGTGCACGGTGATCGGGGCCGGCGCCCGCGTCGAGGTGTGGGACACCACCGCCTGGAACGCCTACCTCGAGTCCACCGAGCAGGGCTTCTCCGACCAGTCCGAGGAGGTCATCCCCGGACTCCTCTGA
- the rsmH gene encoding 16S rRNA (cytosine(1402)-N(4))-methyltransferase RsmH, whose product MNARGMAADRHVPVLRDRIVELLAPALSDDGSVYLDGTLGMGGHAEAVLERCPGARVVGIDRDQEALALAAQRLEPYAGRVTFVHAVYDDVPRALAEAGVDHVDAALYDLGVSSLQLDEADRGFSYSQDAPLDMRMDQSAGLTAAEVLNTYEPAELETVLREFGEERFARKIVGAIVRERETEPFTTSARLVELLKRVVPAASQKSGGHPGKRTFQALRIEVNSELSVWASALPRAIDALAVGGRIAVLSYHSLEDRITKRVLAAGAKGSSPEGLPVELPEHAAYLRLLTRGAEEASAQEQAANPRSASVRLRAAERTRSTQSTQTTDATTKGTHR is encoded by the coding sequence ATGAACGCACGAGGAATGGCCGCCGACCGGCACGTTCCCGTCCTTCGCGACCGCATCGTCGAGCTGCTGGCTCCCGCACTGTCCGACGACGGCTCGGTCTACCTCGACGGCACCCTGGGCATGGGCGGGCACGCCGAGGCGGTGCTGGAGCGCTGTCCGGGTGCGCGGGTCGTCGGGATCGACCGGGACCAGGAGGCGCTGGCCCTCGCGGCGCAGCGCCTCGAGCCGTATGCCGGCCGGGTCACCTTCGTGCACGCCGTCTACGACGACGTGCCGCGGGCGCTCGCGGAGGCGGGGGTCGACCACGTCGACGCCGCGCTGTACGACCTGGGCGTCTCCTCGCTGCAGCTCGACGAGGCCGACCGCGGCTTCTCCTACAGCCAGGACGCCCCGCTGGACATGCGGATGGACCAGTCGGCCGGGCTGACCGCGGCCGAGGTGCTGAACACCTATGAGCCGGCGGAGCTCGAGACAGTGCTCCGCGAGTTCGGTGAGGAGCGGTTCGCCCGCAAGATCGTCGGGGCGATCGTGCGCGAGCGCGAGACCGAGCCGTTCACGACCTCGGCCCGGCTCGTGGAGCTCCTCAAGCGGGTCGTCCCCGCTGCCTCGCAGAAGAGCGGGGGACACCCGGGCAAGCGCACCTTCCAGGCGCTGCGCATCGAGGTCAACTCCGAGCTGTCGGTCTGGGCGTCGGCCCTGCCCCGGGCCATCGACGCCCTGGCCGTCGGTGGGCGGATCGCCGTGCTCTCGTACCACTCGCTCGAGGACCGGATCACCAAGCGGGTGCTGGCCGCAGGCGCCAAGGGCAGCAGCCCCGAGGGCCTGCCGGTCGAGCTGCCCGAGCACGCGGCATACCTGCGGCTGCTCACCCGCGGCGCCGAGGAGGCGAGCGCGCAGGAGCAGGCGGCCAACCCGCGCTCCGCCTCGGTGCGCCTGCGCGCCGCCGAGCGCACCCGCTCCACGCAGAGCACCCAGACCACTGACGCCACCACGAAGGGAACGCACCGATGA